One genomic region from Spirosoma sp. KCTC 42546 encodes:
- a CDS encoding transposase — MRQYRDFQSGFTDWDQRGHAKEWLLYAHNLGSHLSLDETSLSQGELYTILTNKAAKGGKGSIVAIVAGTKADTVIEVLRKLPESQRKKVKEVTLDMAGNMALIAKKCFPKATQVTDRFHVQQLALEAVQDMRIAYRWQALEADNEALEQAKLNQTDYQPEMLANGDTVKQLLARSRYVLYKKATNWTESQRERAMLLFERYPDLKTAYELSQSLSYIFEATTNKLYGLARLAKWHEGVRQAGFKAFNTVARSIQNHYETILNYFDNRSTNASAESFNAKIKAFRAQFRGVRNVEFFLYRLTQLYA, encoded by the coding sequence TTGCGCCAATATCGTGATTTTCAGAGTGGCTTTACCGATTGGGATCAACGAGGCCACGCTAAAGAGTGGCTGTTGTATGCCCACAATCTGGGGTCGCATCTGTCATTGGATGAAACCAGTCTGTCGCAGGGAGAACTCTACACCATCCTGACGAATAAAGCGGCTAAAGGTGGCAAAGGAAGTATCGTGGCCATTGTCGCAGGAACTAAAGCCGATACAGTCATTGAAGTCTTGCGTAAGTTGCCTGAAAGTCAGCGCAAAAAGGTAAAAGAGGTTACTCTGGACATGGCGGGTAATATGGCTCTGATTGCTAAAAAATGTTTTCCCAAGGCTACTCAGGTGACTGATCGGTTCCATGTGCAACAATTAGCGCTGGAGGCTGTTCAGGACATGCGGATTGCGTATCGCTGGCAAGCCTTGGAAGCCGACAATGAAGCCCTGGAGCAAGCTAAGCTTAACCAGACCGACTATCAACCAGAGATGCTTGCCAATGGCGATACGGTCAAACAACTGCTGGCTCGCAGCCGCTATGTGCTCTATAAAAAGGCGACTAACTGGACAGAAAGCCAGCGTGAGCGGGCTATGCTGCTATTTGAGCGTTATCCAGATTTGAAGACAGCCTATGAATTGAGTCAATCCTTGAGCTACATCTTTGAGGCTACCACCAATAAGCTTTACGGCTTAGCTCGGTTGGCTAAGTGGCATGAGGGGGTACGTCAAGCGGGCTTTAAAGCCTTCAACACGGTGGCCCGCTCCATTCAGAACCACTATGAAACGATCTTGAATTATTTTGACAATCGCAGTACCAATGCCTCAGCCGAGTCCTTCAATGCCAAGATCAAAGCGTTCCGGGCTCAGTTCAGAGGGGTTCGCAACGTAGAATTCTTCTTATATCGGCTCACTCAGTTATATGCTTAA